A single Hylaeus volcanicus isolate JK05 unplaced genomic scaffold, UHH_iyHylVolc1.0_haploid 12221, whole genome shotgun sequence DNA region contains:
- the LOC128883139 gene encoding uncharacterized protein LOC128883139 isoform X1: MSSIVFTHKIVALEKFCKHSAIKCVKLYLTDTPGPFTRPDELVYYVPKIEDKFLYINRNKSNEIVARQIFLNTPLSDVETRMLNDIRDIFILRSIPLPSYMESYLLRACVHNLRIYGEDLYLQKSYEHLLEMIQWRSASFPMSDTDRFLRQNLLNGVMYWAGRDTSFRPLLVVRMKRLAFPISSNDINKLIVFCFEWAIQYLFFPGQVESCLVLFDLRSVAVNDFPVKIIPEIIHLLSRQYPCRLNHMYVLHDSFFLQTAWKIVRNCLSPMQQEKVTLTRYDFGTLILKNFLPNQIEKDFGGTRENITSFYPFPLASGPYTLSEQNSNYVPKPNEWVKTPSSCLSEATSFMLRKNSLYEDNVFNENLYKSSTHDLDNKTDKNKRKSIVYNDKTIKIVSERFESSDGFFSKLKNSYSTHENAKPSLVLRETHSVEFSPSRHNFQMENLTSHTSMMETFPNSTLFPKHHETCFWLPFLSETSFSFFPNSKEKKSKTKIFFCFKRDKKMIGKTTHSLPRWPFGF, translated from the exons ATGTCTTCAATTGTTTTTACACATAAAATAGTGGCCCTAgaaaaattttgcaaacattCTGCAATTAAATGTGtcaaactttatttaactGAT aCGCCCGGACCCTTCACAAGACCGGATGAATTGGTATATTATGTTCCAAAAATAGaggataaatttttgtatataaatcgaaataaatcaaacgaaaTAGTAGCGCGTCAAATTTTCCTTAATACTCCTTTATCTGATGTTGAAACTAGAATGTTAAACGATATTCGAGACATCTTTATTCTCCGTAGTATCCCTTTGCCAAGTTATATGGAGTCCTATTTATTACGAGCTTGTGTACATAATTTACGTATTTATGGTGAAGacctttatttacaaaaaagcTATGAACATTTACTAGAAATGATTCAATGGCGTTCTGCTAGTTTTCCCATGTCCGACACTGATCGTTTCCTTAGACAAAATTTACTGAATGGGGTGATGTATTGGGCGGGTAGAGATAC CTCATTTCGTCCCCTTCTTGTTGTTCGTATGAAACGCTTAGCATTCCCTATATCTTCTAACGATATTAATAAACTTATCGTTTTTTGCTTTGAATGGGCTATTCAATACCTAT TTTTCCCTGGTCAAGTCGAGTCATGTTTAGTTCTTTTTGACCTAAGAAGTGTAGCTGTCAATGACTTTcccgtaaaaataattccagaaATTATTCATCTTTTATCACGTCAATATCCTTGTCGACTGAATCATATGTATGTTTTacatgattctttttttttgcag aCGGCATggaaaatcgttcgaaattgTCTTTCACCGATGCAACAAGAAAAAGTAACATTGACACG aTACGATTTTggtactttaattttaaaaaattttctcccaaatcaaattgaaaaagattttGGCGGTACCCGTGAAAAt ataaccTCATTTTATCCGTTCCCGTTAGCCTCCGGGCCCTATACTTTGTCTGAACAG AATAGCAATTATGTCCCAAAGCCGAACGAATGGGTG AAAACACCTTCTTCTTGTCTTTCTGAAGCAACAAGTTTTATGCTAcgcaaaaattctttatacgAAGATAATGTGTTTAATGAGAATCTTTATAAAAGCTCAACACATGATCTTGACAATAAAACAGacaagaataaaagaaaatcgattgTATATAAcgataaaactataaaaatagtttccgAACGTTTTGAAAGCTCTGATGGTTTCTTTTCAAAgctaaaaa ATTCGTATTCTACGCATGAAAATGCAAAGCCTTCCCTAGTTTTACGAGAGACACACTCTGTGGAGTTTTCACCTAGTCGGCATAATTTTCAA ATGGAAAACCTTACATCACATACATCAATGATGGAAACATTTCCAAATTCAACTCTTTTCCCAAAACATCATGAAACATGTTTCTGGTTGCCATTTTTAAGTGAGAcatcgttttcgtttttcccCAATTCAAAAG aaaaaaaatctaaaactAAAATCTTTTTCTGCTTTAAGCGTGATAAGAAAATGATCGGAAAAACTACGCATAGCTTACCTCGCTGGCCTTTCGGTTTCTGA
- the LOC128883139 gene encoding uncharacterized protein LOC128883139 isoform X2 translates to MGYSIPMYGTIFYIFPGQVESCLVLFDLRSVAVNDFPVKIIPEIIHLLSRQYPCRLNHMYVLHDSFFLQTAWKIVRNCLSPMQQEKVTLTRYDFGTLILKNFLPNQIEKDFGGTRENITSFYPFPLASGPYTLSEQNSNYVPKPNEWVKTPSSCLSEATSFMLRKNSLYEDNVFNENLYKSSTHDLDNKTDKNKRKSIVYNDKTIKIVSERFESSDGFFSKLKNSYSTHENAKPSLVLRETHSVEFSPSRHNFQMENLTSHTSMMETFPNSTLFPKHHETCFWLPFLSETSFSFFPNSKEKKSKTKIFFCFKRDKKMIGKTTHSLPRWPFGF, encoded by the exons ATGGGCTATTCAATACCTATGTACGGTACCATTTTTTACA TTTTCCCTGGTCAAGTCGAGTCATGTTTAGTTCTTTTTGACCTAAGAAGTGTAGCTGTCAATGACTTTcccgtaaaaataattccagaaATTATTCATCTTTTATCACGTCAATATCCTTGTCGACTGAATCATATGTATGTTTTacatgattctttttttttgcag aCGGCATggaaaatcgttcgaaattgTCTTTCACCGATGCAACAAGAAAAAGTAACATTGACACG aTACGATTTTggtactttaattttaaaaaattttctcccaaatcaaattgaaaaagattttGGCGGTACCCGTGAAAAt ataaccTCATTTTATCCGTTCCCGTTAGCCTCCGGGCCCTATACTTTGTCTGAACAG AATAGCAATTATGTCCCAAAGCCGAACGAATGGGTG AAAACACCTTCTTCTTGTCTTTCTGAAGCAACAAGTTTTATGCTAcgcaaaaattctttatacgAAGATAATGTGTTTAATGAGAATCTTTATAAAAGCTCAACACATGATCTTGACAATAAAACAGacaagaataaaagaaaatcgattgTATATAAcgataaaactataaaaatagtttccgAACGTTTTGAAAGCTCTGATGGTTTCTTTTCAAAgctaaaaa ATTCGTATTCTACGCATGAAAATGCAAAGCCTTCCCTAGTTTTACGAGAGACACACTCTGTGGAGTTTTCACCTAGTCGGCATAATTTTCAA ATGGAAAACCTTACATCACATACATCAATGATGGAAACATTTCCAAATTCAACTCTTTTCCCAAAACATCATGAAACATGTTTCTGGTTGCCATTTTTAAGTGAGAcatcgttttcgtttttcccCAATTCAAAAG aaaaaaaatctaaaactAAAATCTTTTTCTGCTTTAAGCGTGATAAGAAAATGATCGGAAAAACTACGCATAGCTTACCTCGCTGGCCTTTCGGTTTCTGA
- the LOC128883238 gene encoding uncharacterized protein LOC128883238 isoform X3, protein MVQSPTVYVKLAQLEYYAGDQVSGEVVLNVPAQLDSGCRLDLIIWCEESCEWEEGALQSSIWDTEFQSKLRQRCSALVAKENVNTLKYQGNHVNYICRLLIWDSENKPVAAGNYIIPFGFNVPANATASCHFKGDGWKINVQHQCFVALREAFSTTKQIETKKMFLKPIMDDLLSRTDHDLLGATNLISFVVLEKPLYQATLKSYIFQCSYTIGFLFFEKTQLTLTIKKNSQAFLPGEIVPIIVEIVNQTRNNIFSIFVTLRNIITLKSSAGIYKEIVHPICRLAQPLNVAGHQAETCEQIYIPFPLPIGIAPTCHGSTVTNEWDFLIS, encoded by the exons atggtacaaTCTCCAACAGTGTATGTTAAATTAGCTCAATTAGAATATTATGCAg GTGATCAAGTTTCAGGTGaagttgttttaaatgtaCCCGCTCAATTGGATAGTGGTTGCCGATTAGACTTAATTATTTGGTGTGAAGAATCTTGTGAATGGGAAGAAGGGGCGTTACAGTCAAGCATTTGGGATACAGA ATTTCAAAGCAAATTACGTCAGCGTTGTTCCGCTTTAGTGGCTAAAGAGAATGt taatacattaaaatatcagGGAAATCACGTGAATTATATTTGCCGTCTTTTAATTTGGGATTCTGAAAATAAGCCTGTTGCTGCAG gtaattatattatacctTTTGGCTTCAACGTACCGGCGAACGCCACTGCGTCTTGTCATTTTAAGGGAGACGG ATGGAAAATTAATGTCCAACATCAATGCTTTGTTGCGTTACGTGAAGCTTTTTCAACaacaaaacaaatagaaactaaaaaaatgtttctcaaGCCGATTATGGATGATCTTTTGTCTCGTACAGATCATGATTTATTAGGTgctacaaatttaatttcattt gTTGTTTTAGAAAAGCCTCTATATCAAGCTACTTTAAAatcgtacatttttcaatgttcGTATACGATtgggtttttattttttgaaaaaacacA ATTAACTttaaccataaaaaaaaattcacaagcTTTTCTCCCTGGTGAAA TTGTACCTATTATCGTGGAAATTGTGAATCAAactagaaataatattttcagtatCTTTGTCACGCTTCGTAATATTATCACACTCAAATCATCCGCTGGGATTTATAAGGAAATAGTCCACCCGATTTGTCGATTAGCTCAACCTC TGAACGTTGCAGGACATCAAGCAGAAACTTGTgaacaaat ATACATTCCTTTTCCCCTTCCCATTGGAATAGCTCCCACTTGTCATGGATCAACCGTTACAAATGAATGggattttcttatttctt ga
- the LOC128883238 gene encoding uncharacterized protein LOC128883238 isoform X1: protein MVQSPTVYVKLAQLEYYAGDQVSGEVVLNVPAQLDSGCRLDLIIWCEESCEWEEGALQSSIWDTEFQSKLRQRCSALVAKENVNTLKYQGNHVNYICRLLIWDSENKPVAAGNYIIPFGFNVPANATASCHFKGDGWKINVQHQCFVALREAFSTTKQIETKKMFLKPIMDDLLSRTDHDLLGATNLISFVVLEKPLYQATLKSYIFQCSYTIGFLFFEKTQLTLTIKKNSQAFLPGEIVPIIVEIVNQTRNNIFSIFVTLRNIITLKSSAGIYKEIVHPICRLAQPLNVAGHQAETCEQIYIPFPLPIGIAPTCHGSTVTNEWDFLISCNYKRNYGINMKYTEQDLNVPVCIWPTTVNPSKTVSNITRNCFFNNNIELSDKSSDTSPSQVSLLPVLTKDTPVTLLPTQVFKVDYDVPTPKVENVIRLASSKLNTDPSKELLQTLPLLNVFFQYELCHDSGAILSQELQNSFEIKNVKQSRKIKLMSKKKAIPCATRVVTPMQE from the exons atggtacaaTCTCCAACAGTGTATGTTAAATTAGCTCAATTAGAATATTATGCAg GTGATCAAGTTTCAGGTGaagttgttttaaatgtaCCCGCTCAATTGGATAGTGGTTGCCGATTAGACTTAATTATTTGGTGTGAAGAATCTTGTGAATGGGAAGAAGGGGCGTTACAGTCAAGCATTTGGGATACAGA ATTTCAAAGCAAATTACGTCAGCGTTGTTCCGCTTTAGTGGCTAAAGAGAATGt taatacattaaaatatcagGGAAATCACGTGAATTATATTTGCCGTCTTTTAATTTGGGATTCTGAAAATAAGCCTGTTGCTGCAG gtaattatattatacctTTTGGCTTCAACGTACCGGCGAACGCCACTGCGTCTTGTCATTTTAAGGGAGACGG ATGGAAAATTAATGTCCAACATCAATGCTTTGTTGCGTTACGTGAAGCTTTTTCAACaacaaaacaaatagaaactaaaaaaatgtttctcaaGCCGATTATGGATGATCTTTTGTCTCGTACAGATCATGATTTATTAGGTgctacaaatttaatttcattt gTTGTTTTAGAAAAGCCTCTATATCAAGCTACTTTAAAatcgtacatttttcaatgttcGTATACGATtgggtttttattttttgaaaaaacacA ATTAACTttaaccataaaaaaaaattcacaagcTTTTCTCCCTGGTGAAA TTGTACCTATTATCGTGGAAATTGTGAATCAAactagaaataatattttcagtatCTTTGTCACGCTTCGTAATATTATCACACTCAAATCATCCGCTGGGATTTATAAGGAAATAGTCCACCCGATTTGTCGATTAGCTCAACCTC TGAACGTTGCAGGACATCAAGCAGAAACTTGTgaacaaat ATACATTCCTTTTCCCCTTCCCATTGGAATAGCTCCCACTTGTCATGGATCAACCGTTACAAATGAATGggattttcttatttcttgtaattataaac gaaattatggaataaatatgaaatacacTGAGCAAGATTTGAATGTACCTGTGTGCATTTGGCCGACAACTGTCAATCCTTCAAAAACAGTTTCAAATATCACGAGAAactgtttctttaataataatatagaattatcTGATAAAAGTTCCGATACTTCCCCCTCTCAAGTGTCTTTATTGCCCGTTCTCACAAAAG ACACACCTGTGACATTGTTGCCCACACAAGTTTTTAAAGTTGATTATGATGTTCCAACTCCAAAAGTTGAGAATGTTATACGTTTAGCGTCAAGTAAATTGAACACAGACCCGTCTAAAGAACTACTTCAAACACTACCActtttgaatgttttttttcaatatgaaCTGTGTCATGATTCTGGTGCTATTTTATCGCAAGAgttacaaaattcttttgaaataaaaaatgtaaagcaatccagaaaaataaaactaatgtCCAAGAAGAAAGCGATTCCTTGTGCAACGCGTGTTGTCACACCCATGcaagaataa
- the LOC128883238 gene encoding uncharacterized protein LOC128883238 isoform X2, producing MVQSPTVYVKLAQLEYYAGDQVSDLIIWCEESCEWEEGALQSSIWDTEFQSKLRQRCSALVAKENVNTLKYQGNHVNYICRLLIWDSENKPVAAGNYIIPFGFNVPANATASCHFKGDGWKINVQHQCFVALREAFSTTKQIETKKMFLKPIMDDLLSRTDHDLLGATNLISFVVLEKPLYQATLKSYIFQCSYTIGFLFFEKTQLTLTIKKNSQAFLPGEIVPIIVEIVNQTRNNIFSIFVTLRNIITLKSSAGIYKEIVHPICRLAQPLNVAGHQAETCEQIYIPFPLPIGIAPTCHGSTVTNEWDFLISCNYKRNYGINMKYTEQDLNVPVCIWPTTVNPSKTVSNITRNCFFNNNIELSDKSSDTSPSQVSLLPVLTKDTPVTLLPTQVFKVDYDVPTPKVENVIRLASSKLNTDPSKELLQTLPLLNVFFQYELCHDSGAILSQELQNSFEIKNVKQSRKIKLMSKKKAIPCATRVVTPMQE from the exons atggtacaaTCTCCAACAGTGTATGTTAAATTAGCTCAATTAGAATATTATGCAg GTGATCAAGTTTCAG ACTTAATTATTTGGTGTGAAGAATCTTGTGAATGGGAAGAAGGGGCGTTACAGTCAAGCATTTGGGATACAGA ATTTCAAAGCAAATTACGTCAGCGTTGTTCCGCTTTAGTGGCTAAAGAGAATGt taatacattaaaatatcagGGAAATCACGTGAATTATATTTGCCGTCTTTTAATTTGGGATTCTGAAAATAAGCCTGTTGCTGCAG gtaattatattatacctTTTGGCTTCAACGTACCGGCGAACGCCACTGCGTCTTGTCATTTTAAGGGAGACGG ATGGAAAATTAATGTCCAACATCAATGCTTTGTTGCGTTACGTGAAGCTTTTTCAACaacaaaacaaatagaaactaaaaaaatgtttctcaaGCCGATTATGGATGATCTTTTGTCTCGTACAGATCATGATTTATTAGGTgctacaaatttaatttcattt gTTGTTTTAGAAAAGCCTCTATATCAAGCTACTTTAAAatcgtacatttttcaatgttcGTATACGATtgggtttttattttttgaaaaaacacA ATTAACTttaaccataaaaaaaaattcacaagcTTTTCTCCCTGGTGAAA TTGTACCTATTATCGTGGAAATTGTGAATCAAactagaaataatattttcagtatCTTTGTCACGCTTCGTAATATTATCACACTCAAATCATCCGCTGGGATTTATAAGGAAATAGTCCACCCGATTTGTCGATTAGCTCAACCTC TGAACGTTGCAGGACATCAAGCAGAAACTTGTgaacaaat ATACATTCCTTTTCCCCTTCCCATTGGAATAGCTCCCACTTGTCATGGATCAACCGTTACAAATGAATGggattttcttatttcttgtaattataaac gaaattatggaataaatatgaaatacacTGAGCAAGATTTGAATGTACCTGTGTGCATTTGGCCGACAACTGTCAATCCTTCAAAAACAGTTTCAAATATCACGAGAAactgtttctttaataataatatagaattatcTGATAAAAGTTCCGATACTTCCCCCTCTCAAGTGTCTTTATTGCCCGTTCTCACAAAAG ACACACCTGTGACATTGTTGCCCACACAAGTTTTTAAAGTTGATTATGATGTTCCAACTCCAAAAGTTGAGAATGTTATACGTTTAGCGTCAAGTAAATTGAACACAGACCCGTCTAAAGAACTACTTCAAACACTACCActtttgaatgttttttttcaatatgaaCTGTGTCATGATTCTGGTGCTATTTTATCGCAAGAgttacaaaattcttttgaaataaaaaatgtaaagcaatccagaaaaataaaactaatgtCCAAGAAGAAAGCGATTCCTTGTGCAACGCGTGTTGTCACACCCATGcaagaataa
- the LOC128883179 gene encoding ribosome biogenesis protein SPATA5-like, translating to MTIDILLGLETKPNEYHGVVLILTDLENISSNEWNHIQMILEAFTNELKDMVYPNHHIFCVLICAWDPEYRSIILPRIQNFFGNRNFISLSNHFENVSLENKKLFIQMLIEEYQRICTEPFPKSLLDMMKTNQLSLSKTQRILHSWHFFHSNALVGKFENDIKQFSELYLIENTTETINVKENLQENTNQVLKGVFDEKTYKIVKDLDFYIFIPIQKPELFHSPTIHYDPRALLCGTSGTGKTHILNYFKKKYPEVNVNVEHLTALYSPYFGETEKRLHNKIEQMKLPGVFVLEGLELLSVQSDKGEPDSTHSTFHRRILVTLLLCLDGFHDTVSKRSGQLGFIGVSKLPPEHLDNSLTRPGRLERWFLL from the exons ATGACTATTGACATTTTATTAGGCTTAGAGACAAAGCCAAATGAGTATCATGGagttgtattaattttaaccgatttagaaaatatttcatcaaatGAATGGAATCATATTCAAATGATTTTGGAAGCGTTTACAAATGAATTGAAAGATATGGTTTATCCTAATCATCatattttttgtgttttgatATGCGCTTGGGATCCCGAGTATCGCTCCATTATTTTACCTCGCATACAAAACTTTTTTGGTAACCGAAATTTCATTAGTCTGTCGAATCattttg aaaatgtttctttagaaaataaaaaactctTTATTCAAATGTTGATTGAAGAGTATCAGCGAATATGTACCGAACCTTTCCCTAAATCCTTACTTGACATGATGAAAACAAATCAATTGAGTTTATCAAAAACTCAAAGGATTCTTCATTCTTggcatttttttcattcaaatgcACTCGTCGGGAAATTCgaaaatgatatcaaacagTTTTCCGAGCtgtatttaatagaaaacacGACCGAAACaattaatgttaaagaaaatctacAAGAAAATACTAACCAAGTTTTGAAAGGTGTATTTGATGAAAAAACTTACAAGATTGTTAAGGATTtagatttttacattttcataccCATTCAAAAACCA GAACTATTTCATTCCCCTACTATTCATTATGATCCACGAGCGTTATTATGCGGAACGTCTGGAACGGGTAAAACTcacattttaaattactttaaaaaaaaatatccggAAGTCAATGTAAACGTTGAACATTTAACAGCGCTTTATTCTCCCTACTTTGGAGAAACTGAAAAGCggttacataataaaattgaacaa ATGAAGCTTCCTGGGGTTTTCGTCTTAGAAGGACTTGAATTATTATCAGTGCAAAG CGATAAAGGGGAGCCTGATTCAACACACAGTACTTTCCATAGACGTATTTTAGTAACTCTATTATTGTGTTTGGATGGTTTTCATGATACTGTCTCTAAGAGATCTGGACAATTAG GTTTTATTGGGGTCTCCAAGCTACCACCTGAACATTTGGATAATTCTTTAACTCGTCCAGGACGTCTTGAAAGATGGTTCCTTTTGTAA
- the LOC128883178 gene encoding uncharacterized protein LOC128883178 has protein sequence MNSMDAVTESVFYLIIHKKYKLALSAIDRQLSSMTTLSSERMKWLTYKVYCCIKLQQYANAAAELDALPLLPTVSMENTNSFITYEELLSCRLGIKCSIYDYLLQLMAAVLPLCIAHIGNKNLLKAPCPFPSFQNVNYLNRLYSLLFFVRLCKNTCLEQKKNRLGDVELDQFIETWNLRHSLTIQCLVCCLIQLDLYEEAISRVNHEILEGNPESVIGFVLTGRIRLGQGFLTAAEYYFGVAECLEQCAKSKLFIGGANSIVSLAEFDVTAAVQQCYLALDLQNIIESSFPFAANDIVRHILHNFDERQACTALNNLAVTLVYDGRVKDSTRLLEEFYFSTEKPLVTFSGVRTLLTLYEFLPNPQTKIYQLKNHIQSFSPDDKDIESLVIF, from the exons ATGAATAGCATGGACGCTGTGACCGAATCAGTGTTTTACTTGatcatacataaaaaatataagttagCCTTAAGTGCTATTGATAGACAACTCTCT AGTATGACAACATTGTCATCTGAACGTATGAAATGGTTAACCTATAAGGTATATTGTTGTATTAAATTACAG CAATACGCGAACGCTGCAGCAGAGCTTGATGCACTGCCACTTCTTCCAACTGTCTCTatggaaaatacaaattcatttataacatACGAAGAACTGTTATCATGCCGTTTAGGAATCAA ATGTTCAATATACGACTATCTACTTCAGCTTATGGCGGCAGTTTTACCACTTTGTATAGCACacattggaaataaaaatttattaaaagcacCTTgtccttttccttcttttcaaaatgttaacTATTTGAACCGATTGtattcacttcttttttttgttcgtttatgTAAAAACACATGTTtggaacaaaaaaagaatcgtttaGGTGATGTTGAACTTGATCAATTTATTG aaacttgGAATCTTCGACATTCGCTTACGATTCAATGTCTTGTATGTTGTTTAATACAATTGGATTTATATGAG GAAGCTATTAGTCGAGTTAATCACGAGATTCTTGAAGGAAATCCTGAATCAGTGATTGGATTCGTTTTAACTGGACGTATTCGACTTGGT CAAGGATTTTTAACCGCAGCGGAATATTATTTTGGTGTTGCTGAATGTTTGGAACAATGCgcaaagtctaaattatttataggtGGAGCAAA CTCCATTGTTTCTTTGGCTGAATTCGACGTGACAGCAGCTGTTCAACAATGTTATCTAGCATTAGATTTACAGAACATTATTGAATCTAGTTTTCCCTTTGCAGCCAATGACATTGTTCGACATATCTTACAT AATTTCGACGAACGACAAGCTTGTACTGCATTAAACAATTTAGCAGTAACCCTTGT GTATGATGGACGGGTTAAAGATAGTACCCGATTATtagaggaattttatttttcaacggaAAAG CCTTTGGTCACATTTTCTGGCGTAAGAACATTATTAACGTTATATGAATTCTTACCCAATcctcaaacaaaaatttatcagttaaaaaatcatattcAATCGTTCTCTCCAGATGATAAAGATATTGAGTCtttagttattttttaa